Within Sorghum bicolor cultivar BTx623 chromosome 2, Sorghum_bicolor_NCBIv3, whole genome shotgun sequence, the genomic segment CGGCAGTTCTGCAGTATAGTTGGTAGTACCTTCCATGGTACACTGCCCTCAAATCTCCAGTTAGCAGAACCATCAGTTGGTTGGATTTTCTCACAGAAGGACCAATATCTTTTCGTTTCAACCAAGCTCTCACTGTCAAATCCCTTTAGCTACCCAGTAGTCCAGTACTACATGTTTCTTTTCATTGTTTCCTCCCCAGCAGACATTTGGGAGACAATACATCTGGTCTGGATTGGGATGAGAAGTGacaatttcttgattgattccaATGAGATGATCAGCAGCCCTACATATGTAGCCACCCCTAAAACATGCAATCTATGTTTAGCCTAAAAACCTTGACATAAAACTTCACATCAAACTAACAACTCTGTCTAATCTGGCGTACAATCTTTTCGCTTCTACAGTCCTCTTGAAGTTTGAAAGTACACAGTACAAGTTTCAGATTTACATAACAAAACAAACATAACTCATAATGCGTACAAAACATGGTCCTGTGACAACGGCATCATTCTTTGCTCTGCAACCTTGATCTTTCTGTAGCCTAGGAGACAAAATTATCAGTAACAATGATGACATGATCTTTCATTGTAGCCTAGGAGACAAAATTATCAGTAACAATGATGACATGAAATGCCTAAAATGAGATCCCAAGAAAAAAATATGTTCGTTTAGGGGGAAAAAGGAAGCCACAAGCCAGTAAACATCATGGTATCAAGCATTTCGCGGAAGCAAGCGGTTGTTATTATGGTAATGTAGCAGAATAATACACCTCAATGACCTGCTTCTTTGAAACATTTTTGGTCTAGATCTGTAATGTATAACAGAACAGTGTGATAATGTGTTTGACTATTATTAAACAAAGTATGAATCGAGCTTAAAACATAGGACCGAAATAAGATGGCTTTCCGTCTgtttagcattttcattttctgGATCGAATAAGCTCAGCAAATAGCCTCAGATAAATAAATGAACAACAGAACGCAGCAACAATGTTAGGAATGCCGAACTAAAATGTTCAAGAGTTGAAATGAGAAACTTATCATGCACCAGTTTTACCTAGCTTTCTGTCCCTTCCTCTTTTGGTTCCTTGTAGGGTCCCAGTTTTTGACCACTCAAAGTGTTCCTCTGAGGTAAATACGCTGTAGGAAGCTTCTCTATTCCTTTTCTGATGATGGATTTTTTCATACTTGTTTCTCCAGGGGAAAGTTTTGGAAATTGCATTTTAACATCGAGATATGATCCAGAAACCGTGGTAGTAGAGTACATGACTGCAGATCCCTCGCTACTTTCTGGAGCAAGAATCACTTGTTCTTCTTCACTGACTTCATATGTTCCAGCATATCCAACACATTCGGGCATGGCATTAGAAGACGTATCAATTTGCTCTTCTGACTCTAGTATCCCGTGAGCAACATAttgtgctgctgctgcccaGCAATTTTTATCAGCATCAAAATTTTCACTGTGAGGCGATTTCAGTTTGTTTGTAACATCCTGGGAAAGTTCATGCTTTGCATCTTGAACATGACAATCATCTCCACTGTCTGCATATTCTTCAAAAGCAAGCTGTGAATTGCACATCACACACAAATCAAAACCTTGAATATCGGTTTCCAACGGATCAAGATATTCCGCATGGAATTCGAATAAGTACTAGAAAAGTAACACCAAATTCGCACACATGAATGCTCACAAGTCACAAGCATGCCCGAAATATTAGAATGCAAAAAGATTTCAGCATAACTCACACCCATGTTAGATTGATGATGGAAGGTTGAAAAGTGTTGACATGAGGAAATTCAAAGATTAAACAGCAAACGTGCATTTTGATTGTTGCAGTGAGCAGAGCTAGTAGTGACTCGTTAGTGGTACATCAACAGCTCTTTCTTCGCAGACAGTAATGATCATGAAGTAGACGTTGAGCTCACCGAATCAAACTGCTTGCGAGGCAGCTGCAGAGCTTTCTCCTTGCCCCCAGCAGCACTCTCTTCCTCGATCAGCTCCTCATCTGGCTCGTTAGCAAGGATAACAAAATCCTCCTCCAAATCCTCATCCCCCGACTCAACGGCCGGCGAATCTCTCCCGTCAAGCAGCCTAGCGACATCCAGGTCAATAGCCTCCTCAGCCCGACTAGCCGTCACCACTGCAACCTTCCCGGAGCCAAGGGGAGTACGAGTGAAGTCGTACGCCTGCACGACGCGCGAACAGAGTTAGCCACCTCGGCAGAGGCTGGGGATGCTGATGCAAGCAGAGAGGGAGGGACCTTGACGTCCACGCAGGGGCCGGAGCGCGCGGGGCGGCGGCTGGGGAGGAACACGGCCGAGGATCCCCCGCCGCCGGTGGAGGAGAGGGAGGGGCGGAGCTCGCGGAGGTGGGTGAGGTAGTCGTAGCCGTCGTCGGGGAGGCCGAGCTCCAAGATCTCGCGGCGGACGTGCTCGGGCAGGGGCGCTCCGTCGTCGTCgaccgaggcggaggaggaggcggcgggctCGCCGCCGTCTGCACCGACGGCGGTGGAGGACGAGTGGCCCTCGTCGTCGGCGAACCCGGGGACGGAGTAGGGGTTGTCGTCGACGCGGACGAAGACGCGGTCGGAGGCGTCGGCGACCCCGGGGCGCGGGCAGAGGCGGAACGTGGCGAAGTTGCGGGGCTTGCGGTTGCGGCCTCGGCCCATGGCGTCCACGACGGCGGCGGGAGGTAGGCGAGGCCGAGGCGCGACGCAGGCAGACGCTGCGTAGAAAAGTGAAAGCCGGGCGTTGGATGGACTGGGCTGTCATGGCTGCTTTGTCTGCTTCTTGTATTGTAGTTGGGCTTCCTTCCCGAAATGGCCAGCGTCGGCTTTCTGTGGCCGAGGCCCAGCCGCCCAGCATTCGTCTTGACAAGCATGGAAAAAATTCCAGATTTCCTTCCAAAATCAGAAAAACAATCTCTGTCTACTTACCAAACCCAAACCGTTTGAATTGACTGTTTGCTCGTTGGAAGTGCTTTTCAAGGGGTCTCATATAATTTAATTAAAAACATCTAAATACTTGGTGCGGTTTTTAAACCATAAAAATATCTTCAAATCAAGCTTCTAAAAGTTCAAAAAAATCAATAAAAAATAGAGATTGTGAAAATATATCTCAGGGGCCATTTGGATCATTTCATTTGGAGGAATTTAAATCCACTTAAAAAATTAGGCAATTTGGCTTGGAATTTGACATTCCACCGCTTTTCAAAGTTCAAATATAAGCCATCAAATTCAATGGGTGGGAGAtggaaattaattatatagatcACCATTTTGTGTTTCTACTTTCACTCTACAACTCTAATGTTTTAAGAACTCAAATTGCCACTTTGATAGCTCAAGGGTAAGATTGAGCCCAACAATATAGAGATCTCAACTTTAGTCATATTGTTTTTGCTTACTTTTCCAAGTTGAATGTTTTGGTTTGAACTTTGAACAGGCCGTGCCGGCAAAAATTAAGGCCCTATTCCAATTcatctagaaaaaataaaacaataatCATATACAATATTATATAGCACTAATTTATATCACTGACTAACTAAGAATATTTTCTATACAAGCCATGAATTCTAGGCATATCATAAATAATTAGGCTACTTGTTAGTTTCTAGCCTCCAAGTACCAATTATCTCAATTTTTTTATGGATCCATGACACTATAATATATAGTTTGACACTTGCCAACACACCTTCTTCCATCCATCATCAACGCTCTATAATTTGCACTTTAATATTAGCTATTGAGTACTAGACTCGAGATTCCTTAGCTCATTATGGAGACGTCACTCAGCAAGTTGGATCAGACTTGGAGTAGTCAGACTAACGGACAAACGGCTTAGATGAAACTATATGGTGctaaataaaaagaaataatGTAACAACTTTTATAGCTAACACAAACATCTATCATGAACTTCAAACAAAAAATCAGCACGAAATATTTAATATTAGTTATTAATAAGCTATAATTTTGAGGCCCTTAAAAATTTAGGATCTTGTACCGTCACACGGCCCACACATCCTGTGCACGGCCTTGGGTTTGAATTTATCGATGCATACAACTTTTAATTTAGAATTCAAAAGTATTTGAAGTGCAATATAATGGCTACAATTTTGTTGATGTAAATATTGTAATAAAAGATAGATTACATGTCAAAAATATAATTTTAGTGTTgcaaaaaaaatctaattttagaAATTGCGTACTTTGGAACATATAGCCAGCTCCATGTTTCTTCCAGCTTCGTTCTTATTGTTTAGCTAAACACATGCAACTCTACAAACTctgctctagaaaaaaaaaatagagttcTGAGAGTATATAAAGAGCTGCTCTACGGAGTTGTAGAGTCCGTATTTATTTACTTGACTAGGtagtatgcccgtgcgttgctacgggataactaAAATTTTAAGCAAAAGACACACGGATCACACGATAAAATAACAATACTACGAAATTAAATACCGATGTTAAAGTGACATTTAATCCAAAAGACAAAGTTCATAAAATCAAATTCAAAGCTCTGATGACTATAAATTCGAATTCCAATGTTGTTTGAATACAAATGACTTCACACATACTATCATcccataaatatatttttacctGAGTATGTTGAGGATTCCTTGTCTCTATTTTACAGTTCACATTCTATACAACTAACAAGAACATAAGAGAGAATATACACCAATATACTGgtatttttgttttcttaaaTACAAATGATAGCTCCATAACATATAATAGAGAAATATTAAACAAAATTAGTTTCAACTATTgtataggaaaataaaaagcATGATCTGAGTGCTTCTTATCTTCTGCCATCAACAATCACAAAGAAACAAACATGAGATTATATAGCAAGGGCATCCTGTAGAACAATGCTATGTCAAGGAATTTTCAGCAATTCCATTGCATACATGACATAACAAAAAAATAACAACAAACCTAATAAAAGATCTAAATAgaaggcatgaactggataggTGGTGACGGGTGAACATGAAATTAACTTGATAATTTTGTAATATTTTTCAATTTCTTGAACATGTAATCCAATAAAAGTTAAAGGTTCATTATCACAGCTAAATTGCAAGGGGGTCATGTTACTGAAtactaataaataaataaataaataaataatcctAAAAGGTCAAGAAAATGTGGGAAGAACAATAGTATTTAGTAAATGTGAGGAAAAGAATAGAAGAAAGGCATAAACATATACAACTACAAGGGTGCTGATCCTAGCTCTCTACTCTGGAACAATGAACAGGAATCACATGACATAAGTTCATAATTCGAGTTCCTCCATATATGACATAATTCCCTTGTTCATATTGCAATCTAAATAtacagaaataaaaaaaatgaaaccatgaataggaaaagaaaaagaatcaTCAAGTAGTCATTGAAAATATCTCTAAAACTTTAGGCTCATGGCTGATATtgtaaaaaataattaaattcTCACGGTTAACCAAACTTACAAATTAAGATAGAGCAACAATAAAAATACACTGCAGTATCTATTATTATTACACCTACACCAATTGAAGTTCTAAATCCACTGCTAATAAGTGAATTTCCAGAAAGAAGATCACACATGTTTCTCAATTCATGGCATAAAATTTGTTGAAACTTGAATATTTGTATATTTGGAGAGCTCAAGTTATACCTAAACACAACTTGGATATTTGCTGAATCTTCAATATTTTTATATCTGGCGTGATTGAAAATCTAAAAGCTATATGATCAGGTAATAGACAACATGCATCGAACAATAGTCCAGACGCCTAATATCCCAACTCTCAACCCATAAGCATCGATGGTttgggaatctctgagtttgaataATAGTTCAGGCACATAATAATATCTCAAACCCAACCCATAAGCATTAATGGTTTGGGACTCACCCGAGAGAGTGGATCGAGTAGGCTGCGGCTGCAACACGACACTTTGCTGCATAGTGAGGATTCATACTTCTGCAAAACAACTCCAAGATCTCTGCTCTTCCAAAAGCCAGCAGGATAGAGTTTGGAAGGCAATTGCAGGCGTCCAAAAATGAAACGGGTCCCTCCATCGCCATCAATCTGTCGTGTGGCCATACTATGGACTCAACAATACTGGTCAAGCTGTGCATCATTTAAACAGAAGGCAATCATTTTTCTCTAAGCCATCATCCTCTAATTTTTGGTGCAAAATTTAAAAAGGATAAATTCACAGCAGAATAGGTTGATCTATTTGGAACACGTAAGCTAGGAAGAATACTGAACAgtaattagaaaaaaaaatgaatactTCTAAGACAAAGCTGGCATTGGCACTAACATAATTGAGCACCCAATGTCCAATGTGAAATCAGGACAAGTTCATCTCATAACCATGCATAAAAACATGCTAAAGATATACATAAGACgtataagatatatatatatatatatatatatatatatatatatatatatatatatatatatatatatatatatgaagcaTGAATTAAAACGACCATAGCGGCATAGCGCTAAAAGCTAATTTCATGGAAAATTAGAAGCTGAATGACACTCATGGAAAATTAAAAGCAGAATGACACCCTTGTTGACATAGTTGAAAATAAACTGATGTATGTATTCATAGGGAGAATAAGCAAGCCGCCAGTCATACCTTCCATATCTCAATGCCCAGGGCATGAAGATGAACACAAAGAGATCATCTATATATGTTGCAGGAAAGTAACTATTTATATCATTTTCTCAAATCTATGGACCAGCTAGATTTTTTAATTTTCCAGTCATGTCAAATTTCATGGCCAATCAATGAATATCATATCTTATGGTCATCGTTTTACTCTGAAACATGCTAAAGAGAATATGTTAACTTTGCATAAACTCCATTATCCTGCAGTGTAAATTTAAACCCAAATTCATCAAATTAATAAAAAATTACTTCAGTTAAAAACACATTGATGTGAATTAACAGAGATTGAGCATTTTTAAGTAGTTAGTGCAGACGTAAGTGCAAACACATATTGACAATCAACTCGTAAAGAGACAAATAGCAGTATCTCATCTGCAGTTCTGCACAGGCGCCAAATCGAAGGAGAGCGTGCATCGCTATCCATCTGGGCACAGATGCAACATCCTCCTTCCAGATCAGGCAAATACATGTATATGAGTTCTAGAAACAAGAAAATACGGCTCAACTTGTGATCGAATGAGTAGCAAATTTGAGGCTTACGTACCAGTGGCCTCGGGCTCGTCGGCATCGCTCTGCTGCAACCCGTTCTTCGCCTCATCGTC encodes:
- the LOC8079378 gene encoding uncharacterized protein LOC8079378, producing MGRGRNRKPRNFATFRLCPRPGVADASDRVFVRVDDNPYSVPGFADDEGHSSSTAVGADGGEPAASSSASVDDDGAPLPEHVRREILELGLPDDGYDYLTHLRELRPSLSSTGGGGSSAVFLPSRRPARSGPCVDVKAYDFTRTPLGSGKVAVVTASRAEEAIDLDVARLLDGRDSPAVESGDEDLEEDFVILANEPDEELIEEESAAGGKEKALQLPRKQFDSLAFEEYADSGDDCHVQDAKHELSQDVTNKLKSPHSENFDADKNCWAAAAQYVAHGILESEEQIDTSSNAMPECVGYAGTYEVSEEEQVILAPESSEGSAVMYSTTTVSGSYLDVKMQFPKLSPGETSMKKSIIRKGIEKLPTAYLPQRNTLSGQKLGPYKEPKEEGTES